The Alnus glutinosa chromosome 7, dhAlnGlut1.1, whole genome shotgun sequence genome includes a region encoding these proteins:
- the LOC133872236 gene encoding glucan endo-1,3-beta-glucosidase-like, with protein MRTRTLVFGLTLAFLFIYGAHSVTITITNNCAYTIWPADQTSAQQSQLSNTGFELASKASTSLVVPAPWNGRFWARTGCSIDGSGKFTCATADCGTGQVACNGNGGAPPASLAEFNLAANGGQDFYDISLVDGFNLPLSITPQASCTVPNCAANVNEACPAELQVKGFDGSVIGCNSACIEFNQPQYCCTGAYSTSTTCKPTNYSMFFKNECPQAYSYAYDDPTSLFSCTGGPNYSITFCP; from the exons ATGAGAACTCGGACACTAGTCTTTGGCCTTACCTTAGCCTTTCTTTTCATCTAtg GAGCTCACTCTGTTACAATAACCATTACAAACAACTGTGCATATACTATCTGGCCAGCAGACCAAACATCAGCTCAGCAATCTCAGTTATCAAACACTGGATTTGAGCTAGCATCTAAAGCATCCACATCACTGGTTGTCCCAGCTCCATGGAACGGCCGGTTTTGGGCCCGAACCGGATGCTCCATAGATGGCTCGGGAAAGTTCACTTGCGCTACTGCAGATTGTGGAACCGGCCAGGTTGCATGCAACGGCAACGGTGGAGCCCCACCAGCGTCTTTGGCAGAATTCAACTTAGCAGCGAATGGTGGCCAAGATTTCTACGATATCAGCCTTGTAGATGGCTTCAACCTGCCCCTATCAATAACTCCACAGGCTTCATGCACTGTGCCCAACTGTGCTGCCAATGTGAACGAGGCCTGCCCAGCAGAGCTACAAGTGAAAGGGTTTGATGGGAGCGTAATTGGTTGCAACAGCGCATGCATAGAGTTCAATCAACCGCAATACTGTTGCACTGGCGCTTATAGTACCTCAACCACATGCAAACCCACAAACTAttctatgttcttcaagaacgAGTGCCCTCAGGCCTATAGTTATGCCTATGATGATCCTACTAGTCTCTTTTCGTGCACCGGCGGACCTAACTACAGTATCACGTTCTGTCCATGA